In one Parvibaculum sp. genomic region, the following are encoded:
- a CDS encoding HigA family addiction module antitoxin, protein MEGRRLIHPGEVLAEDFMAPLGLSANALAKRLGVPANRVSAIVGGKRDVSPDTALRLERAFGSSAEFWLNLQARYDLETARDHADRRELAAIKMIEPA, encoded by the coding sequence ATGGAAGGTCGTAGACTCATTCATCCCGGCGAAGTTCTGGCGGAGGACTTCATGGCGCCGCTCGGCCTCAGCGCCAACGCGCTGGCAAAGAGGCTCGGTGTACCGGCGAACCGCGTCAGCGCCATTGTCGGCGGCAAGCGGGATGTCTCGCCCGACACGGCGCTTCGGCTCGAACGCGCTTTCGGCTCCTCGGCGGAATTCTGGCTCAATCTGCAGGCGCGCTACGATCTCGAAACCGCGCGCGATCATGCCGACAGAAGAGAGCTCGCCGCGATCAAGATGATTGAACCGGCCTGA
- a CDS encoding ferritin-like domain-containing protein, whose product MTEIRQITKDNAYDAVAPDDFPAMMEVERYGQRSTAFDKIISATHDHFWDPLDKKYIDFSEPFDYENIMIMPEEMIPEFRLPCFQNLSEKDKVRFANETARWSLSAILHGEQGALNLSASLCHILRDPGAQEYAANQTREEARHVTAFAKYVQARWGKPLPCGQTLATLLTDIVRAPEVYKKIVGMQMLVEGLAMGAFATLYARSNDPLLVKLTQLVMTDEAFHHKFGKIWADRTIPNLSEEEQNIIEDWAAECFQTLLFNLVNPEQKQIIYGDFGLDWQQVQLEMLEAFGDEDRREQMKEGTNIFRVLIKTLLKAGIITDRTKAFYATYVDMDELKGEGDRMVGDDIAEDGIRYLQKINFGANVDALKEVTISAAE is encoded by the coding sequence ATGACCGAGATTCGGCAGATCACCAAAGACAATGCCTATGACGCCGTCGCGCCCGACGATTTTCCGGCGATGATGGAAGTCGAGCGCTATGGCCAGCGCTCCACCGCCTTCGACAAGATCATTTCGGCGACCCACGATCATTTCTGGGATCCGCTCGACAAGAAGTACATCGATTTCTCGGAGCCCTTCGACTACGAGAACATCATGATCATGCCGGAAGAGATGATTCCGGAATTCCGCCTGCCCTGCTTCCAGAACCTGTCGGAAAAAGACAAGGTCCGCTTCGCCAACGAAACGGCGCGCTGGTCCTTGTCGGCGATCCTGCACGGCGAACAGGGCGCGCTGAACCTGTCGGCCTCGCTCTGCCACATTCTCCGCGATCCGGGCGCGCAGGAATATGCCGCCAACCAGACGCGCGAAGAAGCCCGCCACGTGACGGCCTTCGCGAAATACGTCCAGGCGCGCTGGGGCAAGCCGCTTCCTTGCGGCCAGACGCTGGCGACGCTCCTGACCGACATCGTCCGCGCGCCGGAGGTCTACAAGAAGATCGTCGGCATGCAGATGCTGGTCGAAGGCCTCGCGATGGGCGCCTTCGCGACGCTTTATGCGCGCTCCAACGATCCGCTGCTCGTCAAGCTGACGCAGCTCGTGATGACCGACGAAGCCTTCCACCACAAGTTCGGCAAGATCTGGGCCGACCGCACGATCCCGAACCTGTCGGAAGAAGAGCAGAACATCATCGAGGACTGGGCGGCCGAGTGCTTCCAGACGCTGCTGTTCAACCTCGTGAACCCCGAGCAGAAGCAGATCATCTATGGCGATTTCGGCCTCGACTGGCAGCAGGTCCAGCTTGAGATGCTCGAAGCCTTCGGCGACGAAGACCGCCGCGAGCAGATGAAGGAAGGCACCAACATCTTCCGCGTGCTCATCAAGACGCTCCTGAAGGCCGGCATCATCACCGACCGCACCAAGGCCTTCTATGCGACCTATGTCGACATGGACGAGCTGAAGGGCGAAGGCGACCGCATGGTCGGCGACGACATTGCCGAGGACGGCATCCGTTACCTCCAGAAGATCAACTTCGGCGCCAATGTCGACGCGCTGAAGGAAGTGACGATTTCGGCGGCCGAGTAA
- a CDS encoding ferritin-like domain-containing protein produces the protein MTAVRQITKDNAYDAVSPDDFEAMMNTERYNRRSSAFDKIISATHDHFWDPMDKRYIDYSEPFDIENEMLIDPQLVPELRLACFEALPEKEKIRFVNETARWMMSAILHGEQGALNLSASLCHILLDPGAQEYAANQAREEARHVTAFAKYVQARFGKPLPCGETLAGLLSEMVNAKEVYKKIVGMQLLVEGLAMGTFATFFNTARDPLLVKLCQLAMTDEAFHHKFGKIWADRTIPKLAQDERDIIEDWAASVFQTLLFNLVNPEQKKLIYADFGLDWREVQAQMLEAVTDDERREGMKDAANIFRVLIKTLLKAGIITERTKAFYAVYVDMDELKNEDDRMVGDDIAEQGIDFLKTVNFAKKNPMASVAAD, from the coding sequence ATGACCGCCGTTCGTCAGATCACCAAGGACAATGCCTATGACGCCGTCTCGCCCGACGACTTCGAGGCGATGATGAACACCGAACGCTACAACCGGCGCTCCTCGGCCTTCGACAAGATCATCTCGGCGACGCATGACCATTTCTGGGATCCGATGGACAAGCGCTACATCGACTACAGCGAGCCCTTCGACATCGAAAACGAAATGCTGATCGACCCGCAGCTCGTGCCGGAGCTGCGGCTCGCCTGCTTCGAGGCGCTGCCGGAAAAGGAGAAGATCCGCTTCGTCAACGAGACGGCGCGCTGGATGATGTCGGCGATCCTGCATGGCGAGCAGGGCGCGCTCAACCTGTCGGCGTCGCTCTGCCACATCCTTCTCGATCCGGGCGCACAGGAGTATGCGGCCAATCAGGCGCGCGAGGAAGCGCGTCACGTCACGGCGTTTGCGAAATATGTGCAAGCCCGTTTCGGCAAGCCCCTTCCCTGCGGCGAGACGCTGGCCGGCCTGCTCTCCGAAATGGTCAATGCCAAGGAGGTCTACAAGAAGATCGTCGGCATGCAGTTGCTGGTCGAGGGTCTGGCGATGGGCACCTTCGCGACCTTCTTCAACACCGCGCGCGATCCGCTGCTGGTCAAGCTCTGCCAGCTCGCGATGACGGATGAGGCTTTCCACCACAAGTTCGGCAAGATCTGGGCCGACCGCACGATCCCGAAACTCGCCCAGGACGAGCGCGACATCATCGAGGACTGGGCGGCGAGCGTTTTCCAGACGCTCTTGTTCAACCTCGTCAATCCGGAACAGAAGAAGCTGATCTATGCCGATTTCGGCCTCGACTGGCGCGAGGTGCAGGCGCAGATGCTCGAAGCCGTCACCGACGACGAGCGGCGCGAGGGCATGAAGGATGCCGCCAATATTTTCCGTGTGCTGATCAAGACGCTGCTGAAGGCAGGCATCATCACCGAGCGCACCAAGGCGTTCTACGCGGTCTATGTCGACATGGACGAGCTGAAGAACGAGGACGACCGCATGGTCGGCGACGACATCGCCGAACAGGGCATCGACTTCCTGAAGACGGTCAACTTCGCCAAGAAGAATCCGATGGCGAGCGTCGCGGCCGACTAG
- a CDS encoding ActR/PrrA/RegA family redox response regulator transcription factor: MQKTAAAPEGDHPHIPEDRTLLLVDDDVPFLTRLARAMEGRGFEVSTASTVKEGKELARTKKPGFAVVDMRLEDGNGLDVVAALEEARPEARIIVLTGYGNIATAVTAVKLGAADYLAKPADADAIEAALLATGADKAGPPENPMSADRVRWEHIQRVYELCDRNVSETARRLNMHRRTLQRILAKRAPK; the protein is encoded by the coding sequence GTGCAGAAAACAGCCGCCGCGCCGGAAGGCGACCATCCCCATATCCCCGAAGACCGCACACTGTTGCTTGTCGATGACGACGTCCCCTTCCTGACGCGGCTCGCCCGCGCGATGGAGGGGCGCGGCTTCGAGGTTTCGACTGCGAGCACCGTGAAGGAAGGCAAGGAGCTGGCGCGCACGAAGAAGCCGGGCTTTGCCGTGGTCGACATGCGGCTTGAGGACGGCAACGGCCTCGACGTGGTGGCCGCACTTGAGGAAGCGCGGCCGGAAGCCCGCATCATCGTGCTGACCGGCTATGGCAACATCGCAACCGCCGTGACGGCGGTGAAGCTCGGCGCCGCCGACTATCTGGCCAAGCCCGCCGATGCCGACGCCATCGAGGCGGCGCTTCTCGCCACTGGCGCCGACAAGGCCGGACCGCCCGAAAACCCGATGTCGGCCGACCGTGTGCGCTGGGAACACATCCAGCGCGTCTACGAGCTTTGCGACCGCAACGTCTCGGAAACGGCGCGCCGTCTCAACATGCACCGCCGCACCCTGCAACGCATCCTCGCCAAACGCGCACCGAAGTGA
- a CDS encoding MMPL family transporter, translating into MIKLLENVVFGLRFIILAGLLGFTVVTGFYATQLRMDAGFDKQLPIGHEYIQTFQEYREQLFGSNRIIVVMEANQGTIWTKEFFKVYKDLTDDIFFLPGVARHTVTSLWTPNTRYIEITEEGISADDVISGKVTADSMTEQNLMNIQNNVIRGGFVGRLVADDFHSAMVVAELQDYDPSTQARLDYFDLAAKLEAQIRQKYEDEDHTIRIIGFAKLIGDIADGAGTVVVFFFVAFVLTALAVYLYSRSVLLTGATLFASLTSVVWQFGLLNFLGYGLDPLAVLVPFLVFAIGVSHGVQQINVVTAEISNGADAETAARTAFSRLFIPGSMALITTLVSFATLYLIPVPMIRELAITASIGVILKVATNLVMLPLLVSYLKFDDNFVHRVQRSRAVRLKIMTSLGFVANRKVAPLLLAGATVLFVIAVSQAMNRHVGALHAGAPELRPDARYNVDSTEIANSYALGLNVLIAVVETPPDACVQYPYVEFLNRFSWHMQNVPDITLVVSLPFAIKGSAAGWNEGNLKWKDIPRNRPALAQASNTVPGASALYNQTCTILPHYFYLRDSKATTIKAAIAAIEQFRNTHEMEGVTIRLASGNMGVQAAVNQEITETELPMIMWVYAVIIALVALTYRDWRAVIACCLPLTFGTFFGYWFMEMLQIGLTVATLPVMVLAVGIGVDYAYYIYNRVPYYLGEGLNISDAFRQSLLEAGMATFFTALTLAVGVSTWAFSDLKFQADMGLLLSFMFMVNMVMAVTVLPALAVTLEMLFPRSRPVAKMKNAPVH; encoded by the coding sequence ATGATTAAGTTACTTGAGAATGTCGTCTTCGGCCTGCGTTTCATCATTCTGGCCGGGCTTCTCGGATTTACGGTCGTGACGGGCTTCTATGCGACGCAACTGCGCATGGATGCCGGCTTCGACAAGCAGCTCCCCATCGGCCACGAATACATCCAGACCTTCCAGGAATATCGCGAGCAGCTTTTCGGCTCCAACCGCATCATCGTGGTGATGGAGGCCAATCAGGGCACGATCTGGACCAAGGAATTTTTCAAGGTCTACAAGGATCTGACCGACGACATCTTCTTCCTGCCCGGCGTGGCGCGCCACACCGTGACCTCGCTCTGGACGCCCAATACCCGCTACATCGAAATTACCGAGGAAGGCATTAGCGCCGACGACGTCATTTCCGGCAAGGTCACCGCCGATTCGATGACCGAGCAGAACCTGATGAACATCCAGAACAACGTCATTCGCGGCGGCTTTGTCGGCCGTCTCGTCGCCGACGATTTCCATTCCGCGATGGTTGTTGCCGAGCTGCAGGACTACGACCCCTCGACGCAGGCGCGTCTCGATTACTTCGATCTCGCCGCCAAGCTCGAAGCCCAGATCCGCCAGAAATACGAAGACGAAGACCACACCATCCGCATCATCGGCTTTGCCAAGCTGATCGGCGACATCGCCGACGGCGCCGGCACCGTCGTGGTGTTCTTTTTCGTCGCCTTCGTGCTGACGGCGCTGGCCGTTTATCTCTATTCCCGCTCGGTGCTGCTCACCGGCGCGACGCTTTTCGCCTCGCTGACCTCGGTCGTCTGGCAATTCGGCCTGCTGAATTTCCTCGGCTACGGCCTCGATCCGCTGGCGGTGCTGGTGCCGTTCCTGGTCTTTGCCATCGGCGTCAGTCACGGCGTGCAGCAGATCAACGTCGTCACCGCCGAAATCAGTAATGGCGCCGATGCCGAAACCGCCGCGCGCACTGCTTTCTCGCGGCTCTTCATTCCGGGCTCGATGGCGCTGATCACGACGCTGGTCAGTTTCGCGACGCTTTACCTGATCCCGGTGCCGATGATCCGCGAACTGGCGATCACGGCCTCGATCGGCGTTATCCTGAAAGTTGCGACCAACCTCGTGATGCTGCCGCTGCTGGTCAGCTATCTGAAGTTCGACGACAATTTCGTTCACCGCGTCCAGCGCTCGCGCGCCGTGCGCCTGAAAATCATGACCTCGCTGGGCTTCGTCGCCAATCGCAAGGTGGCGCCGCTGCTGCTCGCCGGCGCGACCGTGCTCTTTGTGATCGCCGTCAGCCAGGCGATGAACCGTCATGTCGGCGCGCTTCACGCCGGTGCCCCGGAGCTTCGCCCCGACGCGCGCTACAATGTCGACTCGACCGAGATCGCCAACTCCTATGCACTCGGCCTCAACGTGCTGATCGCCGTTGTCGAGACGCCGCCGGATGCTTGCGTGCAATACCCCTACGTCGAGTTCCTCAACCGCTTCTCCTGGCACATGCAGAACGTGCCCGATATCACGCTTGTCGTATCGCTGCCTTTCGCGATCAAGGGATCGGCCGCCGGTTGGAACGAAGGCAACCTGAAGTGGAAGGACATTCCGCGCAACCGGCCGGCGCTGGCGCAGGCCTCGAACACGGTGCCGGGCGCCTCCGCGCTTTATAATCAGACCTGCACGATCCTGCCGCACTACTTCTATCTGCGCGACTCCAAGGCGACGACGATCAAGGCCGCGATCGCCGCCATCGAGCAGTTCCGCAACACCCATGAGATGGAAGGCGTCACGATCCGTCTCGCCTCCGGCAACATGGGCGTGCAGGCGGCCGTCAACCAGGAGATCACCGAAACCGAACTGCCGATGATCATGTGGGTCTACGCGGTCATCATCGCGCTGGTGGCGCTGACCTATCGCGACTGGCGCGCCGTCATCGCGTGTTGTCTGCCGCTGACCTTCGGCACCTTCTTCGGCTACTGGTTCATGGAGATGCTGCAGATCGGCCTCACCGTCGCCACGCTGCCGGTGATGGTGCTCGCGGTGGGCATCGGCGTCGACTACGCCTACTACATCTACAACCGCGTGCCCTACTACCTGGGCGAAGGCCTCAACATCTCCGACGCTTTCCGCCAGTCGCTGCTGGAAGCCGGCATGGCGACCTTCTTCACCGCGCTGACGCTGGCGGTGGGCGTGTCGACATGGGCCTTCTCGGACCTGAAATTCCAGGCCGACATGGGCTTGCTGCTCTCCTTCATGTTCATGGTCAACATGGTCATGGCGGTGACCGTGCTGCCGGCGCTTGCGGTGACGCTGGAAATGCTGTTCCCGCGCTCGCGGCCCGTCGCGAAAATGAAGAATGCGCCGGTTCACTGA
- a CDS encoding cytochrome P450 yields MSDAARKYEIDEAREHAYSIPLEEINVGQGHFFKTDTMWPYFERLRKEAPVHYCATNEEFGPYWSVTKYNDIMAVDTNHQVFSSEGGITLRDQDEDFKLPMFIAMDPPKHDDQRKVVSPIVAPANLAKLESTIRERAGKLLDEMDTEQPVDWVDRISIELTTQMLATLFDFPFEDRRKLTRWSDVATASEESGIIESEEARRAELFECADYFIGLWNERVNAREPGNDLISMLAHGESTRNMDKMEYLGNLILLIVGGNDTTRNSITGGLYALNKFPEQYRKLQANPSLIPNMVAEIIRWQTPLAHMRRTALQDIELGGKQIKKGDKVAMWYVSGNRDEDVISNPNQLVIDRERARQHLSFGFGIHRCVGNRLAEMQLRIVWEEILKRWPDEPIRVLAEPTRVLSPFVKGYEQMMVELPKRKH; encoded by the coding sequence ATGAGCGACGCAGCGAGAAAATACGAAATCGACGAAGCGCGCGAGCACGCCTATTCGATACCGCTCGAAGAGATCAATGTCGGCCAGGGGCATTTCTTCAAGACCGACACGATGTGGCCCTACTTCGAACGGCTCCGCAAGGAAGCGCCGGTGCATTACTGCGCGACGAACGAGGAGTTCGGGCCTTACTGGTCGGTGACGAAATACAACGACATCATGGCGGTCGACACCAACCATCAGGTGTTTTCGTCCGAGGGCGGAATAACGCTGCGCGACCAGGACGAGGACTTCAAGCTGCCGATGTTCATTGCGATGGATCCCCCCAAGCACGACGACCAGCGCAAGGTGGTGAGCCCGATCGTCGCGCCGGCCAATCTCGCCAAGCTCGAAAGCACGATCCGCGAACGCGCCGGCAAACTGCTCGACGAGATGGATACCGAGCAACCCGTCGACTGGGTCGATCGCATCTCGATCGAACTGACGACGCAGATGCTCGCCACGCTGTTCGACTTTCCCTTCGAGGATCGCCGCAAGCTGACGCGCTGGTCGGACGTTGCGACCGCGTCGGAAGAATCCGGCATCATCGAATCCGAGGAAGCGCGCCGCGCAGAGCTTTTCGAATGCGCCGACTATTTCATCGGTCTCTGGAACGAACGCGTCAATGCGCGCGAGCCGGGCAACGACCTGATCTCGATGCTGGCGCACGGCGAATCGACGCGCAACATGGACAAGATGGAATATCTCGGCAACCTGATCCTGCTGATCGTCGGCGGCAACGACACGACGCGCAACTCGATCACGGGCGGCCTCTATGCGCTCAACAAGTTTCCGGAGCAGTACCGGAAGCTGCAGGCGAACCCGTCGCTGATCCCGAACATGGTGGCCGAGATCATCCGCTGGCAGACGCCGCTGGCGCATATGCGCCGCACCGCGCTTCAGGACATCGAGCTTGGCGGCAAGCAGATCAAAAAGGGCGACAAGGTTGCGATGTGGTACGTCTCGGGCAACCGCGACGAGGATGTGATTTCCAATCCGAACCAGCTCGTCATCGACCGCGAACGCGCCCGCCAGCATCTCTCTTTCGGCTTCGGCATTCACCGCTGCGTCGGCAACCGCCTGGCCGAGATGCAGCTGCGCATCGTCTGGGAAGAAATCCTGAAGCGCTGGCCCGACGAGCCGATCCGCGTTCTCGCGGAGCCGACCCGCGTGCTTTCGCCCTTCGTGAAGGGCTATGAACAGATGATGGTCGAGCTGCCGAAGCGCAAGCACTGA
- a CDS encoding MmcB family DNA repair protein, protein MSDDLPGIEEDEFRLFDGRQSQTAANVQRGCCRLLAQMGYAAITELTLATGRRVDIIALGPKGEIAVLEIKSSLVDYKTDSKWEEYLDFCDRFYFAVPPEFPREIIPAEVGLVVADRYGAEILREGPVTPLAPARRKKLTLHAARVSARRVIRFLDPE, encoded by the coding sequence ATGAGCGACGACCTGCCCGGCATCGAGGAAGATGAGTTCCGCCTGTTCGACGGGCGGCAGTCGCAAACGGCGGCCAATGTGCAGCGCGGCTGCTGCCGGCTGCTCGCGCAGATGGGCTATGCCGCGATCACCGAGCTGACGCTCGCCACCGGCCGGCGCGTCGACATCATCGCGCTCGGCCCGAAAGGCGAGATCGCCGTCCTCGAAATCAAGTCGAGCCTCGTCGACTACAAGACGGATTCGAAATGGGAGGAGTATCTCGATTTCTGCGACCGCTTCTATTTCGCGGTGCCGCCGGAATTTCCGCGCGAAATCATTCCGGCGGAAGTCGGTCTCGTCGTCGCCGACCGCTATGGCGCCGAGATTTTGCGCGAAGGCCCGGTGACGCCGCTCGCGCCCGCACGCCGCAAGAAACTGACGCTGCACGCCGCCCGCGTCTCGGCCCGGCGCGTCATCCGGTTCCTCGATCCGGAGTGA
- a CDS encoding Hsp70 family protein gives MFIGLDFGTTNSALAVAPEHGAARLVPVRHGEETLPTFRSILYFDDEERDPNGRPHAFAGPAAMDAYLMTGADGRLIQSIKSWLANPTFTATSIFGSRFTLENLVGFVVARLVDATEEAGALAQAMLTGPVVVGRPARFVRNSLGTPDTGHDDLAVSRLRGALAGVRIPQVHFEFEPVAAAYAYEASLVRDELVLIGDFGGGTSDFCLLHVGPGLRGLKDRGETIVGVSGVGIAGDAFDARIVEHAVAPRLGKGTSYASGGKTLPVPSWLYDTMKRWHQLSMINTGKTRRMLEEISQTAEAPAEVAGLLSLIAGERGFALYRAVEAAKVALSDADAVRLGFETGPVTIDAEIARADFDRWIAPELAEIEACVVRLLEETGIAPAQVDRVFLTGGSAFIPAVRRLFSDRFGPEKLAGGGELTSVATGLALAARQRFGA, from the coding sequence ATGTTCATCGGACTCGACTTCGGGACGACCAACAGCGCGTTGGCGGTCGCTCCCGAACACGGCGCGGCGCGGCTTGTGCCCGTCCGCCACGGGGAGGAGACGCTCCCCACCTTCCGCTCGATCCTCTATTTCGACGACGAGGAACGCGATCCGAACGGCCGCCCGCATGCCTTTGCCGGCCCGGCCGCGATGGACGCCTACCTGATGACCGGCGCAGACGGCCGGCTGATCCAGTCGATCAAGTCCTGGCTCGCCAATCCGACCTTCACCGCGACCAGCATTTTCGGCAGCCGCTTCACGCTCGAAAATCTCGTCGGCTTCGTTGTCGCGCGGCTGGTCGATGCGACGGAGGAAGCCGGCGCGCTGGCGCAGGCGATGCTGACCGGCCCGGTGGTGGTCGGACGCCCGGCGCGCTTCGTGCGCAACAGTCTCGGTACGCCAGACACCGGCCACGACGATCTCGCCGTGTCGCGCCTGCGCGGAGCGCTGGCGGGCGTGCGCATTCCGCAGGTGCATTTCGAATTCGAGCCGGTCGCGGCGGCCTATGCATACGAGGCATCTCTTGTGCGCGACGAGCTTGTGCTGATCGGCGATTTCGGCGGCGGCACCAGCGATTTCTGCCTGCTGCATGTGGGGCCGGGCCTGCGCGGGCTGAAGGATCGCGGCGAAACCATTGTCGGCGTTTCGGGCGTCGGCATTGCGGGCGACGCCTTCGATGCGCGCATCGTCGAGCACGCGGTCGCGCCGCGCCTCGGCAAGGGCACCTCCTATGCGAGCGGCGGCAAGACGCTGCCGGTGCCGTCCTGGCTCTACGACACGATGAAACGCTGGCATCAGTTGAGCATGATCAACACCGGCAAGACGCGGCGCATGCTGGAGGAAATTTCACAGACCGCCGAAGCGCCGGCCGAGGTCGCGGGGCTCTTGAGCCTGATCGCCGGTGAGCGCGGCTTTGCGCTCTACCGCGCCGTCGAGGCGGCGAAGGTCGCGTTGTCGGACGCGGACGCGGTGCGTCTCGGCTTCGAGACCGGGCCGGTGACGATCGACGCCGAAATCGCGCGCGCCGATTTCGACCGCTGGATCGCCCCGGAACTGGCCGAGATCGAGGCCTGTGTCGTCCGGCTGCTCGAGGAAACGGGCATCGCGCCGGCGCAGGTGGACCGGGTCTTCCTGACCGGGGGTTCCGCCTTCATCCCGGCGGTCCGGCGGCTTTTTTCCGACCGTTTCGGGCCTGAAAAGCTTGCCGGCGGTGGCGAACTGACCTCGGTGGCGACCGGTCTGGCGCTGGCCGCCCGCCAGCGTTTCGGCGCCTGA
- a CDS encoding phosphotransferase has product MNDIHDKLRDAMPDLPAPPWPLIGEGLWSSVHDLGDGTVLKLVRRQTPGLGSGVAIHRREALALTVLDGLATARVAVPALIAEGAFDGGVHAGWLRIARLDGAVPREDRIVYADAATRDGFGERLGAAIADFHAEATPRAAASKLGDSIARGLTLARDRFSQPADHHAADAVLAAWAEECAKGPLVFTHGDVNLSNLLDAGRNAPLGLVDFAESGWSLAEADFRHLDSYGPLSDAVMRGYAARASHAPDRRRIALAAAANALCTIAIEGASGHPREAIRRRGQLEHCLEAAGLP; this is encoded by the coding sequence ATGAACGATATTCACGACAAGCTGCGCGATGCGATGCCCGATCTTCCGGCGCCGCCCTGGCCGCTGATCGGCGAGGGGCTCTGGTCGTCGGTCCACGATCTCGGCGACGGCACGGTGCTGAAGCTGGTCAGGCGGCAGACGCCGGGCCTCGGCTCAGGCGTCGCGATCCACCGCCGCGAGGCGCTGGCGCTCACAGTGCTTGACGGCCTTGCAACCGCGCGCGTCGCGGTGCCGGCGCTCATTGCGGAAGGCGCGTTCGACGGCGGGGTCCATGCCGGCTGGCTGCGCATCGCGCGGCTCGACGGCGCGGTGCCGCGCGAGGACCGCATCGTCTATGCCGATGCCGCAACGCGCGACGGTTTCGGCGAACGGCTCGGCGCCGCGATTGCCGATTTCCATGCCGAGGCGACGCCGCGCGCCGCGGCGAGCAAGCTCGGCGACAGCATTGCGCGCGGGCTGACGCTGGCGCGCGACCGCTTCAGCCAGCCCGCCGATCACCATGCCGCCGATGCCGTGCTCGCCGCCTGGGCGGAAGAATGCGCCAAAGGCCCGCTCGTCTTCACGCATGGTGACGTCAATCTGTCGAACCTGCTCGATGCGGGGCGCAACGCACCGCTCGGCCTTGTCGACTTCGCCGAGAGCGGCTGGAGCCTCGCCGAAGCCGACTTCCGTCACCTCGATAGCTATGGGCCGCTCAGCGACGCCGTGATGCGCGGCTATGCGGCGCGCGCTAGCCACGCGCCCGACCGGCGCCGCATCGCGCTTGCCGCCGCCGCCAACGCGCTCTGCACCATCGCCATCGAAGGCGCGTCGGGGCATCCGCGCGAGGCGATCCGGCGGCGCGGCCAGCTCGAACATTGTCTCGAAGCGGCGGGGCTTCCATGA
- a CDS encoding cytochrome P450, whose amino-acid sequence MLRPKAQAIDLGGKPDLKDPDLYMRDDHHEVFRKLRAQEPVYWNPEADASGFWGITRYADIEAISKNPKLFSSAKANGGHRIFNENDIDGNETDASMISMDPPEHAGYRRMVTPGFVPKRITGMEDRIRERVTRLLDNLPKTGEAEFISAVAAALPIEVLAELFGVPQSDGAKLFEWSNATVGEDDPELRVSDEYMRQCVLEMAGYAAGLWQQRLEKPGEDLISMLAHSKPGGEAMNFPTYIGTFILLVVAGNETTRNSISGGLLALSQNPQERQKLLDDPSLIPSAVQEIVRWVSPVLHMRRTATADTEIRGQRIRKGDKVVMWYASANRDEEAFDDPYRFDVTRYTKPDVPMQLGFGAGQHFCLGSRLAELQLKVLFEELLKRFPDIHVSGPVRRLRSNFISGIKEMPVRYTPER is encoded by the coding sequence ATGCTCAGGCCCAAGGCGCAGGCGATCGATCTCGGCGGCAAGCCGGATCTGAAAGACCCCGATCTCTATATGCGCGACGACCATCACGAGGTGTTTCGCAAATTGCGCGCGCAAGAGCCCGTGTACTGGAACCCGGAAGCGGATGCGTCGGGCTTCTGGGGCATCACGCGCTACGCCGATATCGAGGCGATCTCGAAAAACCCGAAGCTCTTTTCCTCGGCCAAGGCGAATGGCGGGCACCGGATTTTCAACGAGAACGATATCGACGGCAACGAAACCGACGCCTCGATGATTTCGATGGACCCGCCGGAACATGCCGGCTACCGGCGCATGGTGACGCCGGGCTTCGTGCCCAAACGCATCACCGGCATGGAAGACCGCATTCGCGAACGCGTGACGCGCCTGCTCGACAATCTGCCGAAGACCGGCGAGGCCGAATTCATCTCGGCGGTCGCAGCCGCGCTCCCCATCGAGGTGCTGGCCGAACTTTTCGGCGTGCCGCAAAGCGACGGCGCGAAGCTCTTCGAATGGTCGAATGCGACCGTCGGCGAGGACGACCCCGAACTTCGGGTCTCCGACGAATATATGCGCCAATGCGTGCTCGAAATGGCGGGCTATGCGGCCGGGCTCTGGCAGCAGCGTCTTGAAAAGCCGGGCGAGGACCTGATCTCGATGCTGGCGCATTCGAAGCCGGGCGGCGAGGCGATGAATTTCCCGACCTATATCGGCACCTTCATTCTGCTGGTCGTCGCCGGCAACGAGACGACGCGCAATTCGATTTCGGGCGGGCTGCTGGCCTTGTCGCAAAACCCGCAAGAGCGGCAGAAGCTTCTCGACGACCCGTCGCTGATCCCGAGCGCGGTGCAGGAAATCGTGCGCTGGGTGAGCCCCGTCCTGCATATGCGGCGCACCGCGACCGCGGACACCGAAATTCGCGGACAGCGGATCAGGAAGGGCGACAAGGTGGTGATGTGGTATGCGTCCGCCAATCGCGACGAGGAAGCCTTCGACGATCCCTACCGCTTCGACGTGACGCGCTACACGAAGCCCGATGTGCCGATGCAGCTCGGCTTCGGCGCCGGCCAGCATTTCTGTCTCGGTTCGCGGCTCGCCGAATTGCAGCTCAAGGTTCTGTTCGAGGAGTTGCTGAAGCGCTTCCCCGACATCCATGTCTCGGGGCCGGTTCGCCGGCTGCGTTCGAATTTCATTTCGGGCATCAAGGAAATGCCGGTCCGCTACACGCCCGAACGCTGA